The Prunus persica cultivar Lovell chromosome G8, Prunus_persica_NCBIv2, whole genome shotgun sequence genome includes a region encoding these proteins:
- the LOC18767553 gene encoding uncharacterized protein LOC18767553, whose translation MEPNAGHDDFFERINLQGKNTGAAFFIRPGTGAETHSGDCCCINIYINSNVQGANNSFLDGSCVKMKDPGVHLFFGDVKLGKSFRRNKMNRRRRRKKKEGPSASKQQLGSCPIFLFVFFPFILFLALLCP comes from the coding sequence ATGGAGCCAAATGCAGGCCATGACGACTTCTTTGAACGCATCAACTTACAAGGAAAGAACACCGGGGCAGCATTTTTCATACGGCCAGGCACCGGAGCTGAGACGCACTCCGGTGATTGTTGCTGCATCAACATTTATATAAACAGCAATGTTCAGGGAGCTAACAATTCGTTTCTGGATGGGAGTTGTGTGAAAATGAAGGATCCAGGAGTTCACTTGTTCTTTGGAGACGTGAAGTTGGGTAAGTCTTTTAGAAGAAACAAGATGAacagaaggagaaggagaaagaaaaaggaaggccCATCTGCTTCGAAGCAGCAGCTAGGGTCTTGtcccatttttttatttgtatttttcccATTCATCTTGTTCCTTGCATTGTTAtgcccatga